The Megalops cyprinoides isolate fMegCyp1 chromosome 22, fMegCyp1.pri, whole genome shotgun sequence genome contains a region encoding:
- the LOC118769517 gene encoding SLAM family member 5-like: protein MDSRALGYCESVLFVCAWTLAVCFTKPTRCAGVRSRSVVEGESVTLHSHLSELQTNSELSWTFKTGSSFAPIAQHFRGEITTGYTERFKDRLQVDRQTGSLTISNLNTNDSGVYQLLMRHYNRTLSKFLVQLKVYTPASTPVISNITQSHSVSKSCSVLCSVENGREVTLSWQRGGETLNHTSSPDLNTNLSLPLEIEEYNSTYSCVAANPVHHSLTKLSMTELCPHLLHPQHQSINLY, encoded by the exons ATGGAC AGTAGGGCTCTTGGTTATTGTGAAAGcgtgttgtttgtttgtgcatggactcttgctgtgtgttttactaAACCCACACGTTGCGCAGGGGTGAGGAGTAGGAGTGTGGT cgagggagagtcTGTCACTCTGCACTCTCATCTTTCTGAACTACAGACAAACTCTGAATTATCTTGGACATTTAAAACTGGAAGTTCATTTGCACCAATAGCTCAGCACTTTAGAGGAGAGATTACAACAGGCTACACTGAGAGATTCAAAGACAGACTGCaggtggacagacagactggatcTCTCACCATCAGCAACCTCAACACAAACGACTCTGGAGTTTACCAACTACTGATGAGGCACTACAATAGAACTCTGTCTAAGTTCTTGGTCCAGCTAAAAGTCTACA CTCCAGCCTCCACACCTGTCATTAGCAACATCACTCAGAGTCACTCAGTCAGTAagagctgctcagtgctgtgctctgtggagaaCGGGAGGGAGGTCACCCTGTcctggcagagagggggggagacaCTGAACCACACCagcagccctgatctcaacaccaacctgtctctccctctggagaTAGAAGAGTACAACTCCAcctacagctgtgtggctgcaaaCCCAGTCCATCACTCATTAACCAAACTCAGCATGACTGAACTCTGTCCTCAT ctcCTACACCCCCAGCACCAGTCAATAAATCTCTACTAG